GCCCGCCTCGCTTTGATTAAGCTGGGAGGGTTCGATTTGCTCTGCTTCCTCGGACCCGTAACCCTGCCTTCCTTTACAGGTGAGCACACTCCCTGTTGGCTAACATCAGTCTGTCAGTCTCCTCCGCCTGCCATACATAGCAAGACATGTCATGGGCGACTATGCTCGCTCGAGTGAATTCAAGCGAGTGCGAGTTTTCCGGATAAACGGCTgcgtgccgcgccgccctctctTTAGTAGCGGGGGGTGCCTTGGGGTACTGTATTTTGGCTCTTTTCTTTCCCTGGTTGCTGCAATGCAATGTCGACTCCGCGATCCATTTTCGAAGTTGGGGGTTTGCTCCAACAAGGCTCTCGGGGGTGTGCGGGCCGCCACGAGCAATGTGGCCACGAGGGTGGCGTTTGGGACTTGACGACCAGTCGCCGCTCACCGGTAAGTAGGCATTGGGAGCAGGTACGAAACGGACGCCAAAGAGACTGGTAAAGACCACTGGTTGCTGTGTTCCATTGCTCCGCACTGCCTGGCAGCTGAGTGGCGATTCAATACCTAGTAGTGGGTGATACCTTACCAGTGGTACTGTAAAACCGTCAAGACGTTGCGGCACCAGCACACAAGGCAGCAAGCCCTCGTTCAAGTTGAGCTCCCGTCTTGCTCTCTCTGACTTGAgcctccctctctcgctcCTTTGCTTTCCGAGTGGGGTGATTCCGTCCCTCTCACATGGATCCGCCAAGCTGCGGTCACCATGCTGCCCATGCTCCCAGACTGCCGCTGCGTTTTGACACGGGCCGGCTCCCTGTCGCTCCTACCTGGCGCGGCAAAACGGGGCTTCCCCAGTCGGGCTGTGCACACGTGCATCGTGAGCGGCCCACGTCAACTCAAATCTCATCAAGGCGGATCTCGTCCCGTCAATCGACAAGCCCAGCCAGGTTTGAGCCAGCCAACGGCGTTGGTCATCTGCCAACTGCAACGGCAGCAGAGCAGACGACGTGGGCCACCCCCGCGAGCGGATGAAGCGCCACGGCGTGCCTGGCCCTtggggcgctggcgcagaaGCAAAGTtcccgcctctgccgcctcTCTTTTCGGACTGTCCGATGGTCAATGCAAGAGAAAAGAACAGGATCAAGGCTCCGGACACTCTCCGCGTCATTTTCCAGAGTGTCGGGACCTGCGTCGCATCTCGTGGGCACACTCGGCGCTTGGTGTGCGCAACGTCTGGTGCCATCGTCTCAAAGTACCAGTACTTCAAGGTCATGGGTTTGCAGCAGCCACAGGAAAGATGGCGGGGGGACTGGTGGGGCCGTCCATGGGTGGAAGCTATCACCACGCCCCCATCTGGCCCCCGGCCCCCGGCCCCtgagggaggtggtggcctcAACTCTGTGGGGCATGACTGCCTGCcttcctgcccgccgccctttAGGCTTGTTgccggtgcggtgcggtgcggtgcggtgctcACACGCCTCTGCTGGGCGCCTCCAAGTGAGCGTGCGTCCGTGCAATGACTCCGTTTCGATGTGCCTCCAGTTGAAGAGGCGCCTCCTATTTTGGGCGACAGCGATGATGGGCAGCGAACCCCGGACAATCAATCTGGGCGAGTGAGAGTCAGTTAGTTGCTACTCTGTAGTCTGTACCCGCTCGCAGCACGGTAGcaacagccgcagccgcagccgcagcagcagcagcagcactagCAGTGCgcacccgacgacgagacagAGGCGCGCCATTGTCTGTGCGGCCCACCGTCTGTCGCTTGTCGCTTGTTCCAAACGAGAAAGACGACGTACACATTGACCGCAGCTGGCATCTGTCGCATACCGGGCGACGGttgcctggctggcttcgCGATGAGGCACCGTCCTCGGCTCGCTGTCCATGGTCTCGTCGTTTATTGTGTCGGTGGCGGAGTTTTTTTCATGACTTACCTTACTACTACTCTTACTACCACACGATGTTGGCTGGTGTCGGGCTGAGAATTCGGGGCCACGTTTGCTCCAAGCCCGTGCTTTCTTCACTCGACTCCTGCCCAACAGACGGATGCGTAGATGCCGCGCCCGCTTTCTGTTGTTCGCGCCTGCCACGCATCGCCCTGTCTCGCCCCGCCTTGCCCTACCTGGACTTGAGGCGTTGCTGTTGCTTGATAATCAAGTAATTTAGTCCATGATTTCTGCGGGCCACAGCGGGCCTCAACAGTCAACGCCCCCCACCAACGACCTCAGCCATCAACCTCGCATCCGTCCGGAACCTAAGCCGAATCCGAGTCCAAGCTTGCGAGGGTGAGACCCCTAAGGCACCTAGATGTTAGGTAACGTACCTGGTGGAGGAGAGGCGGAACGCTGGAGGACTAGGTAAGTGTCTTAGCACCTGGAGGGCCGGGGCAGTAGCGCCCGCCACTGGCGCTGCCATCACTTTGGGCTGCCACTACCGAGGCAGGAAGGACGCAGCGACACCAAGGCCCCTTCTCTGTATTGGCGAAAAATGCGAGTCCATGGCAGGCGCCCAAAGTAGACAAAGTATCCAAGGTACCTGTAGGTAGGTGGCTATTGCAAGGCTAGGTAAGGTAAGCTAGGCACTGGTAGTACTATACCTGTGCCTTCGGGCTGTCGAATATATCTAAGGCAGGTTAGTACCTTAAGGTACATGGGTATCCAAGACGTTGTAGATGTGTGCTCCAGAAGGGAGGAAAGAAGTCCCCCAAGCCTGCCTCCTTGGTCGGATACCTTAGGCAACGTACCTAGCCTGCatacaggtaggtacctaccaaGGTCTGGTACTTACTCCGCAAGGCAGGTGATGTCGAGTCGCGTGTACCTAAACTGCTGCCTGGCCCAGCTCAGCAAcgggtgcggtgcggtgcggtgctgcACCATGCGGTCAATTCAGCAAGCAACTACGTACCTGCCCTACCTGTAAGGCAGCTGCCTGTCGCCACTGCCCAAGGTGTGGTCTTGGAGGTGGTAGTATTGcccatgtacttcgtaggcaTCGCACGCAGGCAGAACGGCGTTCGACCAAGTAAGTGCCTCTTCCACCACCCTCAACGCACGTCATGATGGAGGAGAGAGGCCAAATgatgggcgccgccctgccaCGTCCCGCACGCCCCCTCCTCTACGGCATGCGTCCCTGTCTCCCACCCCGTCCCTTCCATCCACCATCCGCAACCCGCGAGACCCTGTGCGTTCGAGACAAACGGGGATGCAGACGAACGAGGAAGCGAACATGCTGCTCCAGCACATTGCGCCAGCTCCAGAGCTTCAGCCCTTGGCCGAGATGGGGCGCTTGCAGCCTCGCagggccttgcccttgccagCACCGTCTCCAATCTGTGGCTCTTGGTCCAGCCAGGCACATCGACTTTTGCCATGGTCGAGTGGCTTCTCGCGGTGGGGCACCTTGATCGGCGCTTGTTGCGTGCcccgtcagtcagtcaggtAGGTGGGTGGGTAGGTATTCCACCTAGGTATGAAGCGCAACGGTGACAAGTCTGGAAGCTAGGTCAGGGATTTGTAACTTGGAGCCGGGGAGAGCTAAACGACGCTGGCCCTGCCGTGACGGATGCGCATGGCCGAAGGAAGCGACTATCTCGGCAGGCGGATTCTTCGCCCGGCGCTTCCCACCCACGATCTTGCTTTTACCGCAGCAGAATATTACGGAGCCCGCATTATGAACTGATTAGACGCAACAAACCTGTCACCCCATCTAAACCCTGCGTCGTCTGCGACAGCGGGCCAACACACAgagtcgacgacatcacTTGATCCGTCACGTGGCGTTTCTCAAGGCAAGGCATGCGCAGtgcaccggcaccggcacctcTGAGCATCTCGGCCACGACAGAGGAAAGCTGCCGGTCAGATTCTCGTTGCTCCGTGCCCGCCTGCGGCAGATGGTGGAGAGTAGGAGCCGACACCCCGCTGCAAACATCTCTCGAGGGCTGCGATTTTCATCTCGACCAAAGACTCAGTGTGGTTGCTCGCTGCAGCTTGCGTGTCGCCCACCTGCTGCTTGGGATGTTTCGTCTTGCCGGAAGAGGCACTTGCTGGTCCCGTCAGTGAGGTGCGGACCGTTCAGTCGCGTCGCCCCGTCGAGATCAGGTTTGCGCATCAAGGGCAGAAACGCGTCCTGCTTTGCAGCGGATCGGCCAGTCATTgcgcaggggggggggggcaccTCGTCCATGTGGAAGTTCGGTCCACGTCCGATGCTGTATGCAGCCACACACAGGGGCAGCAATTCGAGGCGATACTCGAGAGATTGCCAGGCCTGCCCGCAAGATTTTGTCGGCGAGCAAATATTAGCGCCACAGTGCGACTCGTGACTCTGAATGAAGTCAAACCCCCTGGCCtgggcctcctcgacgaacAAAGACcacccctgcctgcctgcactgACGCCTGGCGCGTTGCCGTCGATGGACTGTGCCCGGGCACTCTTCGGGGAGACggtcctcgatggcggcTTAATAATGCCCAGTTGATCCCCGCTCGGCAAGGCAATGGGGCAGCCAAGCTAGTGTGGGCTAGTAGCACCACCAAAGCCGCCGCTAGATGGCTGGCAGGCCGGTGTTGTAAGTCATGGCCGCCTTGTTACTATGCGAAAGCGCTGGTTCTGAAGTCAAACAAGCGCAGTCGCAGTGTCAAGTTATCGACAAGgccgggtggcggcgcgatTTAGCGTCACATGGCCATACATACGTATGTAGGTAATGTACCTACCAAGGCAATGGACGACCGTCCCCCCCCACGCTTGAGGCTGGCGCCGCAAGGTCCGGACCTCGAATCTTGGGCGTGGCACGAATCCCATCGATGGTGGCCGACGATGGCTGCCTGCCCCGCACCGCATGTCCAATTGTGGTATGGGAGCACGattggcgacgatgcggccgtcTCTGAGATGGGAACGGAACCTGCGGTGCCACGATACATATCCACATGGCCATGCCCCCAATGGCATAGCCCAAGTGTGCTGAACGTATCTTGAATCGGTACAGCGGCCGATTGCTGAGCAGACCTACGTTGCGGCCATCGGATGCACAACGTGGGTTGCGGCCGGCCCGTTCTGCGCGAATGACGTTTATCCAGCACGGAGCACGACCAACAAACAGACGCAAAATGTGCCGCACCAACCAAGGAGGCCCAGGAACGGGAATCGGAATCGCACGCATGAGGTGCCCTTGGCAGGGCagtgcggcgcggcgcggcgctgtgCTGCGGCGACttggtgttgctgttgctgctgccgctgccactgtTGAAACTcgcgccctccccccctttcctccttcCCCATTGCATTTGCCGCCACGGCATCTTGAGCTCGCCATGCCACTTTTAGTGAAGGTGAGCGTGAGAGAGGTTCACCATGAGGCCCGTGGCAaatggcgccgcccgcttcgcGCACCAATGCTACAGCTTGAAGATGCATACAATTCCAAAATATATCACACAGCTGACCTGAGTAGCCACGGCCCATCTCGACATCGGCGTTGCCATGCCCCTTAACACCGACGCGGCCGCTGTGTCGGCTGGCAGGTAGTTACACCACTCTATACCGGTAGTAGCCCTGGATCCTGATAGCCGTgcagcccgccggcgacTGTTCATCTTggtcgccgcagcctcgcccgccttgccctgcccgccggtATGTAgtcgaggcgacggccggcgTGTTTTGTCGGCGTGGCGCTAAGCCCGGGCCGGGCGACAACAATACCAGCGCCATCTTTCAGTCAATGACTGTCACTGACGACTCTCGATAGGGCAGGACACGGCCAGCGTCAGCATCTCTCGCCCGCTCTTACCTGCTATGTACTTTGGGAACCGCTGGTCCTGCCCTTGCACGGCGCAGACCGGCGGGCCGACTGGAAGAGGTCCCTGCAGTGCGCCGGCAGTCACTAGCTTTGCGCCCATCTTGagccccatcgtcgtcgtcgtcgtcgccgttcgCTGCCAGAGCCATTTTCCTTGATTTGATTTTGATTTTTTCGAAGCACGCACGAAGTACATCCCTTACGGTACGTATTGCACCATGAGCTACTGACATACTGCATCACCCCACAGACGCAAATTCACCCATTCACCCAAGTGAAGAGTAGGTCCTCCTGGGCAATGGAGCAACAGAAATTCATTAccgcccagcagcaacgcGCATCATTTTCAATGGGGCATGTGCGCGCGCCAGCCCAGGCGCGAGCGACAAAGCGAGACACCGGCCTGATGCGAGATAGTACTACGCATGTACTAACGTAGCATGTCCCTGGGAGCCTCAGATCTCAGCCACCGGCGCagtgccctgccctgccctgccctgcctaGCTGGCCCTGCAGCACCACACGAGACGTATGGAGTATTGTatgtacctacctacgtatGACAGTACGTAGTACAGCAATGGGGCCTGTCCGATCTAAATCGACGGTGggtaggggggggggagggggaagggtTTGTCCGCCTGGTGTTGGTCGCCCGATCCGGCATTTGCAGTGGTGGTACTTGTGCCGAACGGAGCCacaggcggcgcgcgcgcggctccCCGTTGACATCTACCAACTTACTCCGTAACTACCTAAC
This region of Purpureocillium takamizusanense chromosome 9, complete sequence genomic DNA includes:
- a CDS encoding uncharacterized protein (TransMembrane:1 (o36-54i)) — translated: MTLKYWYFETMAPDVAHTKRRVCPRDATQVPTLWKMTRRVSGALILFFSLALTIGQSEKRGGRGGNFASAPAPQGPGTPWRFIRSRGWPTSSALLPLQLADDQRRWLAQTWLGLSIDGTRSALMRFELTWAAHDARVHSPTGEAPFCRAR